A window of Sulfurirhabdus autotrophica contains these coding sequences:
- a CDS encoding Maf family protein — protein MINNLSIYLASASPRRRELLQQIHVKYEVLLLRTEHGRNGVDETPEKGESPETYVQRIAQNKAEAGWKAVLGRHLPKRVVLAADTMVSLEGEILGKPDSREHAESMLKKLSGKTHQVLTCVAVAFDEKVEMLLSTSTVTFAVLSESEIKHYIMTGEPLDKAGGYAIQGIAAAFITRIEGSYSGVMGLPLYETVQLLKKYEGNVLS, from the coding sequence GTGATCAATAATCTGAGTATTTACCTGGCCTCTGCCAGTCCGCGCCGCAGAGAGTTGCTGCAGCAGATCCATGTAAAATACGAAGTATTGCTTCTCAGAACAGAGCATGGCCGTAATGGCGTAGATGAAACCCCAGAGAAAGGGGAATCGCCGGAAACCTATGTCCAGCGCATTGCACAGAATAAGGCAGAGGCAGGCTGGAAGGCTGTACTAGGACGACATTTGCCAAAGCGGGTGGTGCTGGCGGCGGATACGATGGTTAGCCTCGAAGGAGAGATTTTAGGTAAACCGGATAGCCGCGAGCATGCAGAATCGATGTTGAAAAAGCTTTCGGGTAAAACTCATCAAGTGCTGACTTGCGTAGCGGTGGCTTTTGATGAGAAAGTGGAAATGTTGCTTTCAACCTCAACCGTTACTTTTGCAGTGTTAAGTGAGTCTGAAATAAAACATTACATCATGACAGGGGAGCCACTGGATAAAGCGGGTGGATACGCCATACAGGGGATTGCGGCAGCGTTTATTACACGCATTGAAGGCAGTTATTCTGGTGTAATGGGGCTTCCGCTTTATGAAACTGTACAATTATTAAAAAAATATGAGGGCAATGTGTTGTCTTAG
- the rng gene encoding ribonuclease G has translation MSDEILINVTPQETRVAVMQFGVVQELHIERSSARGLVGNIYQGRVCRVLPGMQSAFIEIGLERAAFLHVADIWAQRTDEEQKPIEKLLFEGQSLLVQVIKDPIGTKGARLSTQISFAGRFLVYLPQETHIGISQRIEDEAERVILREKLQQLMPPEEHGGFIIRTMAETAENNELLADIEYLRKLWNDIAEKSKTAPQKTLLYQDLNLALRVLRDFVNEQTDRLLVDSRETYLKMQSFAQAYTSNVLPKLEHYSGERPLFDLYVIEDEIEKALSRKVELKSGGYLIIDQTEALTTIDVNTGGFVGVRSFDDTIFKTNLEASQVIARQLRLRNLGGIIIVDFIDMDNEEHREAVLAEFKKGLSRDRTRMTINGFTALGLVEMTRKRTRESLAHILCEPCPTCQGRGEVKTAKTVCYQILRDIVREARQFNAREYRILASQNVIDMFLEEESQSLAQLGDFIAKPISLQVESQYTQEQYDVVLM, from the coding sequence ATGAGCGACGAAATCTTAATTAACGTTACCCCACAGGAAACACGTGTTGCTGTAATGCAATTTGGCGTAGTGCAAGAGCTCCATATTGAACGCAGCTCTGCACGTGGGCTAGTGGGTAACATTTATCAGGGCCGGGTTTGCCGGGTATTGCCCGGTATGCAATCGGCTTTTATAGAGATAGGGCTGGAGCGCGCTGCATTTCTGCATGTGGCAGATATCTGGGCACAGAGAACGGATGAAGAACAAAAGCCGATTGAAAAGCTATTGTTTGAAGGTCAGTCTCTGTTGGTACAGGTAATCAAGGACCCGATTGGCACCAAAGGTGCCCGCTTATCTACCCAAATCAGTTTTGCCGGGCGGTTTCTGGTGTATTTGCCCCAGGAAACGCACATCGGTATTTCTCAGCGAATAGAAGATGAAGCTGAACGCGTTATCTTGCGCGAGAAATTGCAGCAGTTGATGCCACCGGAGGAACATGGTGGATTTATCATCAGGACCATGGCAGAAACGGCAGAAAATAATGAACTGCTGGCTGATATAGAGTACTTGCGAAAGTTATGGAATGATATTGCAGAAAAGTCGAAAACTGCCCCGCAAAAAACCTTGTTGTATCAGGATCTCAATCTGGCATTGCGAGTATTGCGCGACTTTGTGAATGAGCAAACGGATCGGCTTTTGGTTGATTCACGTGAAACCTATCTGAAAATGCAGTCTTTCGCCCAGGCCTATACCAGTAACGTATTACCCAAGCTGGAGCATTATTCCGGTGAAAGGCCTTTGTTTGATTTATACGTCATCGAAGATGAGATTGAAAAAGCGCTCTCGCGCAAGGTAGAACTGAAATCCGGTGGCTATTTGATTATTGATCAAACCGAAGCGCTAACAACGATTGATGTAAATACCGGGGGCTTTGTCGGAGTACGCAGTTTTGATGATACAATTTTCAAAACCAATCTGGAAGCCTCTCAGGTGATTGCGCGCCAACTACGATTGCGAAATCTGGGCGGTATCATTATCGTGGATTTTATTGATATGGATAATGAAGAGCACCGCGAAGCTGTATTGGCGGAGTTCAAAAAAGGGCTGTCACGTGACCGAACCCGCATGACTATCAACGGCTTTACTGCACTAGGACTGGTAGAAATGACGCGCAAACGAACGCGCGAAAGTCTTGCCCATATTCTGTGTGAACCCTGCCCTACTTGCCAGGGACGCGGCGAAGTGAAAACTGCAAAGACCGTCTGTTATCAAATTCTGCGGGATATCGTGCGTGAGGCTCGTCAATTTAATGCGCGGGAATACCGGATATTGGCATCTCAAAATGTGATAGATATGTTCCTGGAGGAAGAGTCACAAAGTCTGGCGCAGTTGGGTGATTTCATCGCCAAACCCATTTCCCTGCAGGTTGAAAGCCAATATACCCAGGAACAATATGATGTGGTATTAATGTAG